The DNA region TTCACGGCGGAGAGGATCTCTGTGTGCCGCATATTCGAATACCCGATGATCACCGGCACATAATGCGCGACACCGTCCCGCACCACGAAGAGCGTGTGCCCCAGCATCGAGCGCCGCTCCGCCAGCAGCGTGTTGTCGTGGCGATCGATCGTGATGCTCGCCTCGCCAGTCAATCCCGGCGCCAGCAGCGCTTCGTCGATATCGATTTTCAGAAACGCCGTATAACGCTTTGTGCGCTCATCCGCGCCCGGCAGCACGCGCTCGACCTTGGCGGTGAAAAGTTTTCCGCCATAACCGAGCAGCTGCACATTCGCCGACAGGCCCGGACGCACACCCGCGAAGTTCTCCTCGCTGATCTGCGCCAGCACCAGCCGCGCCTTCGAGATCACCCGCGCCAGCAACTGCCCTCCGCCGACCAATTCGCCATTGATCGCAAAAATCTCCGACACCGTGCCGTCGTCCGGCGCGAGTACCCGCATCTTCTCCAACTGGCGGCGCTTCGTCTTCAGCGTGTTGTCGAAATTATCCAGCGTCTGCTGGTTGTTGATATTCTCCGTCGCCAGCTCGTCCTGCAGCTGCGTCACCGCGCGCTTCGATTGATCGAGCGCGATTTGCGCGAGCTTCCCCTGCTCCACCAGCCGCGTGTTGTTGCGGACCGTTTCCTCCGCCGTCGCGATCTGAAAACGCTTCTGCGAACCCAGATCGATGCGCGCCTGCGCTGCCTTACGATCCGACTCGATTCGCTCGATCTCCAATTCCAAATCCCTCGGATCGACCTCAAATAAAACATCCCCCGCCTTCACCTGCGTGCCGAGCTGCACATGACTCTTGATGATCCGCCCGCCGGATTCGCTTTTGATCTCCATGCGAAACTCCTCCGTCACGAGGATGTTCGCCGGCACCGCATGCACCGCCGAGCCGCGCGTGATCGGCCCCACCACCGCAACCGGATGGGTTTGCTGATAGCCAAACCAACCCGCCGCACCGAGCGCCAGCAGCAGACCGCCCGTCACTAAAATTTTCGTCGAAGACATATGAATGATTAAAAAATTTCCCGTGGATCAGCTCGCCCCCCTGCGCTTAACGCGCCCCCATGCGCACGGCCGGATCGAGCCCGCGGTTGGAAAAATAAGTGGCCAGCGCCGTGTAGAAATTTGTCCTCGCCACATTCACCGCCTGCAACGCCGTGTCCGCTCCCAGCCGCGTCAGATCGGCCTCGCTCGCCGGTATCCAGCCCGCCGCCACATCTTTTTCCACCGCTTCGACTGCACCACGCGCCCCACCAAACGCGATCTCCGCCTGCTGCAACTGCCGCCAGTAAAGCTGCAGCCGGTTCACATCGCTGCGGCGCTCATCTGCCTCAACGCGGGCGACCAGGTCACGGTCCGCCTCATAAGAACGCAGCCGCGCGAGCGATGCCCGCTGCGAAGCCTTCGCGCTGAACCCGTCGAATAACTGCCAGTCCACCGTCGCGAACGCATTCCAGGACGTGACGAGCGACTTCTTCCCAAGCACGTCGTTGTCTGGAGTCCGGTTATCCTGCCCGCCGGAGAAACTCACGCCCAGCTTTGGTTTCAAGCGCGTCTTCTCCACCTGATAGCGCAGCGTCTCCATCCGCACAGAGTCCTCCGCGTTCAACATCCGCGCCGACTGTCCCGTGACGCCCTCCGCTGCCGACAGCGCCTTTACCACTGCGTCCAGCTCCGCCGGTTTCGGCAGCTCGGCCACCGTCGCCGGAAGCTTTTCAACCGCCACACCCGAAACTCTCGCCAAATCATAGCGCCGCATATCGCGGTCATCTTCCATCTGCTGAAGGACTAACTCAGCCGCCGTGATCTGCCCCGTGATGAGCCCGCTCGCCGTGGACGCCGCGAAACCGTCCTCCACCTGCTTCTTTGCAAAATCAAACTGCCGGTTCAGCTCCTTCAGATTCTTCCGCGCCATCTCGATCGCCCCATCCACCGTCACCAGCTCCAGATAACGCCGCCGCAAATCCAGCGCCAGCAACCGCCGGGTCTCTTCAAGATTACGCGACGACACCGCCTGGGTCAGTTTTGCAATATCGTGATTCTTCGACAGCGCTCCCCAGTGATAAACCGGCTGCGAAACACTCGCATCATACAATACCGCGGCCAGCGTACGATCACTCCTCGCACCACCATCATCCCGCTGCTCCAACGTCACACCGGCTCTAAAAGATGCCCGCGCATTCGGCAGCATGGGCGCCCGCGCGATCCGCGTATTCTGCACCGATTGCTCCGCCTCCCAGCGCCGCACTAAAATCGTCGGCCCATTCTCCAACCCCACCCGCAACAACTCCTCCAGCCCTCGCAGACTCCGCTCAGGCAACGCCGCCATCAATGGATC from Nibricoccus aquaticus includes:
- a CDS encoding efflux RND transporter periplasmic adaptor subunit; its protein translation is MSSTKILVTGGLLLALGAAGWFGYQQTHPVAVVGPITRGSAVHAVPANILVTEEFRMEIKSESGGRIIKSHVQLGTQVKAGDVLFEVDPRDLELEIERIESDRKAAQARIDLGSQKRFQIATAEETVRNNTRLVEQGKLAQIALDQSKRAVTQLQDELATENINNQQTLDNFDNTLKTKRRQLEKMRVLAPDDGTVSEIFAINGELVGGGQLLARVISKARLVLAQISEENFAGVRPGLSANVQLLGYGGKLFTAKVERVLPGADERTKRYTAFLKIDIDEALLAPGLTGEASITIDRHDNTLLAERRSMLGHTLFVVRDGVAHYVPVIIGYSNMRHTEILSAVNEGDLVIVSNPAGFRDGQKVRAVKEASR
- a CDS encoding TolC family protein; this encodes MSLLRPYILWLVAVQAVGRVLVVGAETPAVPVIAEAIDPLMAALPERSLRGLEELLRVGLENGPTILVRRWEAEQSVQNTRIARAPMLPNARASFRAGVTLEQRDDGGARSDRTLAAVLYDASVSQPVYHWGALSKNHDIAKLTQAVSSRNLEETRRLLALDLRRRYLELVTVDGAIEMARKNLKELNRQFDFAKKQVEDGFAASTASGLITGQITAAELVLQQMEDDRDMRRYDLARVSGVAVEKLPATVAELPKPAELDAVVKALSAAEGVTGQSARMLNAEDSVRMETLRYQVEKTRLKPKLGVSFSGGQDNRTPDNDVLGKKSLVTSWNAFATVDWQLFDGFSAKASQRASLARLRSYEADRDLVARVEADERRSDVNRLQLYWRQLQQAEIAFGGARGAVEAVEKDVAAGWIPASEADLTRLGADTALQAVNVARTNFYTALATYFSNRGLDPAVRMGAR